In the genome of Nicoliella spurrieriana, the window ATGTTTGGGCCGCATTTAATTGTAAATCAAAATACTGCTTTTGTTGAAAAGTGGCAGGGTAAAATTAAACGGTTACGAACTGCAATTACCCAAATGCAATCTGCAAAGGTTCCACCAATACAAAGAATTGCCAATTTGAATGACGAAATTAATACAATTCAGGAGGTTTTAGATAATGCGCGGAATTGATTTAATAAAGCGATTTGAACGGTTTGCTCCACGCTCAATTGCAGTGGAGCACGATCCAATTGGACTACAAATTGGGGATTTGAACCGACCGGTCAAGCGCTTAATGACCACTTTGGACGTTCGACCGGAAGTGGTTGACGAAGCGATTGAAAATAACGTTGATTTTATTTTTGCTCACCATCCAGTTATGTTTAGGCCAGCTAAAAATCTGGATTTGACGGTACCACAAAATAAAATGTATGCAGAGATTATCAAACATGATATTACCGTATATGCAGCCCACACTAATTTAGATGATGCTGATGGTGGGATGAACGATTGGCTAGCTGCAGCCATTGGGTTACATGAAACGACTGGACTGGTGGATTTAGGAACTACTGAGCATCCATTTAGTATGGGTCGTATCGGTGATTTAAGCACTGCAACGACCGTCTTAGACTTTGCTAAGCGGTGTAAGCAAATTTTTAATGTGGCCGGCTTAAGGTTAGTGTCACACCATCCAGATCAACTAATTCAACGGGTTGCAATTTTAGGTGGTGACGGGGGCAAATTTTTCAATATTGCTCAGCAAAAGGGCTCTGATGTTTATATTACGGGAGATGTCTATTATCATACTGGCCATGACATGTTAGCAGCTGGATTGAACGTGATTGACCCGGGGCATAATATTGAAAAAATCTGTATTGCCCACTTAGCAAACTTGTTTATTAAATGGGCCAATGAAAATGATTGGTCAATTGAAGTAATCCAATCTAAGGTCAATACCGACCCATACACTTTTATTTAACTAGGGGTAATTATTATGACAAATATGAAGTATCAATCACTGATACCACGATTTTTAAAGTACGTTCAAGTTAACACCAGATCAAATGAAGATTCTACGAAGGTTCCATCCACACAAACGCAGGTTGATTTTTTAAATCAATTAAAGGTGGAATTAACTAACATTGGATTGAGTAACGTTAGAACTAATGAACAAAGTGGCTACGTTTTTGCGACCCTGCCAGCAAATGTCAATCATCCAGCCACTAAGGTGGGCTTTATTTCCCATGTTGATACTGCTGATTTTAATTCTGAACATGTAACTCCTCAGATAGTTAAAGATTATGATGGAAAATCGACCATTAACTTGGATTCAAATGGGCAATATCAACTATCACCCGCTGTATTTCCTAGTTTAAAAAATTACGCCAGACAGACATTGATTACAACTGATGGAACAACGCTGTTGGGGGCGGATGATAAATCAGGAGTTAGTGAGATTATGACTGCAATGGAATTTTTAATTAATCATCCAGAAGTTAAACATGGTGAAATTGAAGTCGGATTTGGTCCCGATGAGGAAATTGGAACTGGTGCCGATCATTTTGATGTTCATGATTTTGGCGCAGACATTGCCTACACCGTTGATGGAGGTCCCCTGGGTGACTTACAATATGAAACCTTTAATGCGGCATCTGCAACGGTTGAAATCACTGGAACCGACGTGCATCCCGGTGCGGCTAAGGGTGTGATGGTAAACGCATTGCAATTAGCAGTTGATTTTCAAAACAGTTTGCCAGAACATGATCGTCCTGAATTGACTGATGGTCGGGAAGGTTTCTTCTTTCTGCTAAAGATGAGTGGCACTCCGGATGCAGCTCGATTAGATTATATTATTCGTGACCATGACCATGATCAATTCGAGCAACGAAAACAGTTATTTGAACAGGTAGCTACTAAACTCAATCAACAATTCGCCGCTCCTCGGGTAAAGGTAACCGTTAAGGATCAGTACTATAATATGGCTGAGGTCTTAAAAAAGGACATGACGGCTGTTGAAATTGCTGAACAAGCGATGCAAATTCAAGGAATTAAGCCATTGATTTTTCCCGTTCGGGGTGGGACCGATGGTTCAAAGATTTCGTTTATGGGATTACCGACCCCAAACTTATTTGCAGGTGGGGAGAATATGCATGGCCGTTTTGAATACGTCTCTGAACAAACAATGGAACGGGCTGTGGATGTAATTATTGAGATTGTTCAATTAGTTGTTAAATAATTAGATTTGGTCAAGTTTGGTCAAATTATTTCAAATTTAAAATTAATTCTGATATGATACTTATGGACTCTTTATACGGGTTCATAGGTATTTTATTTTGAATGGAAATGAGTGATATTTTGAATCCAGATAATTTAACGGATGCCGTGTCACAAGCATTGGCACAGGCTCAAAAAATTACGATTACTAGAAAACAACAACAAATTGGGATTCCCCAACTATTTAAATTTTTAATTCAACCTGGTGAATTAGGCCGGCAAATTTTTGCTGATTTAGGGTTGGATGTTAAACAATTAGAACAAGAAATTGACACAGAAATTGATCAAATTGCCACCGTTGAGGGCGATGTCCAATATGGACAGGGCCTTAGTAGTGAGTTATATGATTTACTTCAGCGCGCTGATCAGATTAAGAGCGATTTAGGGGATGAATACGTCGCAATTGATACCCTAACGATTGCTTTGATGCAATTAAATGGGGAAAAATTATCTGACTACCTAAAGCAACAGGGCATCACTGAGCAAAAAGTAAGGAATGAAGTGGATAAAATTCGTGGGGGTGAAAAAGTGACATCTAAGGACCAAGAAGATAATTTTCAAGCGTTGAAAAAGTACGGGGTCGACTTAGTTGCGGAAGCACGGGCTGGTAAATTAGGCCCCATTATTGGTCGGGATGGAGAGATTTTAGATGTAATTAGAATTCTTTCCCGAATGACTAAGAATAACCCCATTTTAATTGGTGACCCTGGAGTGGGGAAAACCGCAATCGTTGAAGGATTAGCTAAACGAATTGCAGTGAATGATGTCCCAGATAATTTAAAAAATAAGACCTTATTTGAGCTAGATATGAGTTCTTTAATTGCTGGTGCTAAGTATCGGGGCCAATTTGAAGAACGCCTTAAGGCGGTTTTGAAGGAAGTTAAAAAATCAGATGGGCAGATCATTATGTTCATTGATGAAATCCATAACATCGTAGGGGCCGGTAAGTCCGAAGGTAGCATGGATGCTGGGAATATTTTAAAGCCAATGCTAGCTCGTGGTGAATTGCATTTAATCGGTGCGACGACCCTAGATGAATATCGTCAGTACATGGAAAAGGATAAAGCCCTCGAACGGCGTTTTCAACGGGTATTAGTGAAACAACCTAGTGTTGACGATACCATTACGATTTTGCGTGGAATTAAGGAACGTTTGGAAATCCACCACGGGGTGCGAATTCACGATAACGCCCTAGTGGCAGCTGCAAAGCTATCTGATCGCTACATTACTGACCGTTATCTTCCTGATAAGGCAATCGACTTGGTGGATGAAGCATCATCAACGATTGAAGTGGAAATGAACTCTAGCCCTACTGAACTGGACCAGTCCAATCGGCAGTTAATGCGTGAAGAAGTTGAATTAGCAGCATTAAAAAATGAAACTGATGATGCGTCTAAGAAACGGCTTGCGGAATTAAAACCACAGGTGGAAAACACCCGGGAAAAGGTTAACAGTTTAAATGCCCGTTGGCAGCGTGAAAAGGACTCGATCAATAAATTAGGAGATAAGAAGCGTCAATTAGATCAGGCTAAAAACGAATTAAAACAGGCTGAAAGCAATTATGATTACAGCAAGAGTGCTGAATTAAAGAACGGCACGATTCCCAAACTAGAAGCCGAATTGAAACGAATGGAATCAGAAGATCATTCTAAGGACTGGTTAGTTGAAGAATCAGTTACCAGCAATGAAATTGCCGACGTAGTTAGTCGGCAAACTGGGATTCCGGTTAATAAATTAGTCCGTGGAGAACGTGAAAAATTATTGCATTTAGCAGATAATTTACACCAACGAGTAATTGGTCAAGATGCTGCTGTTAATGCGGTTGCAGATGCAGTAATTCGTTCGCGTGCTGGGCTTCAAGATCCTAGTAAGCCCCTTGGATCATTTCTATTTTTGGGGCCCACTGGAGTTGGAAAGACCGAATTAGCGAAGGCCTTAGCTGAGGACCTGTTTGATTCTGAGGATCATATGGTCAGAATTGATATGTCTGAATACATGGAAAAGGAATCGGTTTCTAGGTTAGTAGGGGCTGCCCCTGGATACGTTGGTTATGAAGAGGGTGGTCAATTGACCGAAGCCGTTCGGCGCAACCCATATACGATTGTATTATTTGATGAGATTGAAAAGGCGCATCCAGACGTGTTTAATATTTTGTTGCAGGTATTAGATGATGGGCGGTTGACTGATAGTCAAGGCCGAACGGTCGACTTTAAGAACACCATTTTAATTATGACTTCTAACCTGGGCTCAGATATTTTACTGAATGGAACGGATCAAAATGGAACCATTAGTGATGATGCTCGTAAACAGGTTCAACAACTTTTGAAGAGTCACTTTAGACCTGAATTTTTGAACCGAATCGATGCTGAAATTATGTTCACGCCACTAACATTAAGGGATGTCGAACAGATTGTAGTTAAGGTGATTAATAGTCTTTCAAAGCGGCTCGCAGAACAAGAAATTAAACTTACGATTACTGAAGCTGCTAAGCAATGGATTGCAAAGCGTGGTTATGAACCGCAATACGGAGCTAGACCACTACAGCGGTTTATTACTAATAATGTTGAGACGCCACTAGCTAAGCAAATCATTGGGAATCAAATTGAACCGCATAGTACGGTTGCAATTGACTTAGTTGATGATCAACTTAGTTTTAAAACGACTACCAATAGTAAATAAAATAAAAGCTGCTGACTAAACGTCAGCAGCTTTTATTAATTTAAATGTTAAATTCTTTTATCCGAAAGTAAATTAATTCCGTTAACGGCAATTAATGCAACGACGGCGGCAACGATTCCAACTCCGACGTAGTTGACAGTAACGCTCGATAATGCTGAATTAATGTATCCTAAGACATCCCCAAAAATGAATGCCCAGAAAATAACAGTAATATTTGCAATTACAGTCCGCATATTATCCACCTCGCATTAACTAGAATTTTATCACAAATTATGAAAAAAACAATTTAAAACGAATAATAATGTTGAAATTTACTTGATTCGCAATTAATATGATTGAAGAGAAAGGATGGTTGCCATGGGATTCGTACCACTCCAAGTAATCAGTAGTTACAGCTTATTACAAAGTACCATTTCAATCAATGAACTAGTTACAAAAGCACAAGCACGGGGATACCAAAGCTTAGCACTTACCGATCAAGATGTAATGTATGGAGCGGTAGAATTCTATAACGCATGTAGAAATGCGGGGATAAAGGCGATTATTGGCATGACTGTATCAATCGCCGGTATTTTAGATCCAGAAACGGAATTTCCGGTGATACTACTTGCGAAGGATCAAATTGGCTATCAAAATTTAATGCGAATCGCAACGATTAAGCAAACTGGTGATAGTCATCAAATTTCATTTGAACAAATAAAAGCATGGATGAATCACCTATTCGTTATTTTACCACTCAATGGGGAATTAAATTCACTAGTTGATCAACAATCAACTAGTTGTGATGAATACATCCAGGTACTGCAAACATGGGTTGCTCCTGATGACTTGCACTTAGGGATTTCATCGAGTTTAGAGCCAACAATGTTGGCACGTTATCAAGAACTTAGTAGTCGTTATCATTCTGCACTGGTAGCAGTTGATCCGGTTGAATATATTAATGCTGAAGATTACTTTGCTAATCAGGTATTAAAATCAATTGAAAATAGTGATCAAATGAATGTGTCAGTTACGAACCGCAATCAAGTTGGTCGCAATTGGCTGAGGCCCGTTTCGACCGTTGAACGTGAATACGCTCGCAATCATCTCCAAATGGCACTGGAGCGCAATGTTTATATTGCCGAGCAATGTAATGTTAAAATTGAAAAGAAACCGACCCAGTTACCAGCATTTAAGACTCCCGATGGACAAACATCCAAACAATATTTAAAGTTGCTTTGTCAACAAGGCTTGAAAAGCCGGTTAATAAGGAACCACATTGCAGCTAATCAAGCACATCAATACCAAGCCCGCTTAGACCATGAACTAGATGTAATTGCTCGGATGGGGTTTGCTGATTACTTTTTAATTGTCTGGGATGTGATCAATTACGCCCATTCAATTAACATTACGACTGGACCTGGAAGGGGGTCTGCTGCTGGTTCGTTAGTGGCATACGTGCTTTCGATTACCGATGTCGATCCGATTGAATACGACCTGTTATTCGAACGGTTTTTAAATGAAGAACGGGCCCAGATGCCTGATATTGATTTGGATATTCCTGATGATCGACGTGATGAAGTTCTACGCTACGTTCACGATAAGTACGGCCATGACCGGGTGGCACAGATTATTACTTTTGATACTTTAGGGGCTAAGCAGGCACTGCGTGATATTAACCGGTCCTTTGGGGTTAGTAATGAGCGTGCTGACCAATGGAGTAAGGCGATTCCAGCTGGCATTCATGTTAGTTTACGGGATGCTTATGAACGCTCTTTGGCGTTACAACGGCTGGTAAACACCGATTCGTTGACCCAATTAGTCTATCAAACGGCATTGAAACTAGAGGGACTTCCTCGTCATTTTTCGACCCATGCTGCCGGAATTATATTGAGTAACCAACCGTTAGTCAATATGACACCGTTGCAAAACGGGAAGGATGAATTATTGATGACCCAGTACTCAAAAAACTACGCTGAAGAGGTAGGATTACTTAAAATTGATTTTTTGGGGCTGCGTAACTTATCATTATTAGCTGCAATTATTGAGTTAGTTCACCATAGTGGTAATCCTGATTTTGATATTCATCAGATTAACATTAACGACCAAGCAACGCTGCAATTATTTCAACGTGGTGATACCAATGGAATCTTTCAATTTGAGTCTAGTGGAATTAAAAATGTTTTAAGACAGGTGTTCCCAGATAACTTTAGTGAAGTGGCCGTTGTCGATGCACTGTATCGGCCGGGCCCAATGCAAAACATTGGCGTATTTATTAAGCGTAAGCATGGGCAATCCCCGGTTGATTTTCCAGATCAGGCCCTGGCGCCCATTTTAGCACCAACTTATGGAATTATTGTGTATCAAGAGCAGGTAATGCAGGTAGCATCTGTAATGGGTGGCTTTACGCTCGGACAATCTGACGTTTTAAGACGGGCCATGAGTAAGAAAAAGCAATCAGTTATGGATTCCATGCGGATTAAATTTATTGCTG includes:
- a CDS encoding Nif3-like dinuclear metal center hexameric protein, yielding MRGIDLIKRFERFAPRSIAVEHDPIGLQIGDLNRPVKRLMTTLDVRPEVVDEAIENNVDFIFAHHPVMFRPAKNLDLTVPQNKMYAEIIKHDITVYAAHTNLDDADGGMNDWLAAAIGLHETTGLVDLGTTEHPFSMGRIGDLSTATTVLDFAKRCKQIFNVAGLRLVSHHPDQLIQRVAILGGDGGKFFNIAQQKGSDVYITGDVYYHTGHDMLAAGLNVIDPGHNIEKICIAHLANLFIKWANENDWSIEVIQSKVNTDPYTFI
- the pepT gene encoding peptidase T yields the protein MTNMKYQSLIPRFLKYVQVNTRSNEDSTKVPSTQTQVDFLNQLKVELTNIGLSNVRTNEQSGYVFATLPANVNHPATKVGFISHVDTADFNSEHVTPQIVKDYDGKSTINLDSNGQYQLSPAVFPSLKNYARQTLITTDGTTLLGADDKSGVSEIMTAMEFLINHPEVKHGEIEVGFGPDEEIGTGADHFDVHDFGADIAYTVDGGPLGDLQYETFNAASATVEITGTDVHPGAAKGVMVNALQLAVDFQNSLPEHDRPELTDGREGFFFLLKMSGTPDAARLDYIIRDHDHDQFEQRKQLFEQVATKLNQQFAAPRVKVTVKDQYYNMAEVLKKDMTAVEIAEQAMQIQGIKPLIFPVRGGTDGSKISFMGLPTPNLFAGGENMHGRFEYVSEQTMERAVDVIIEIVQLVVK
- a CDS encoding YjzD family protein, which encodes MRTVIANITVIFWAFIFGDVLGYINSALSSVTVNYVGVGIVAAVVALIAVNGINLLSDKRI
- a CDS encoding ATP-dependent Clp protease ATP-binding subunit, which encodes MNPDNLTDAVSQALAQAQKITITRKQQQIGIPQLFKFLIQPGELGRQIFADLGLDVKQLEQEIDTEIDQIATVEGDVQYGQGLSSELYDLLQRADQIKSDLGDEYVAIDTLTIALMQLNGEKLSDYLKQQGITEQKVRNEVDKIRGGEKVTSKDQEDNFQALKKYGVDLVAEARAGKLGPIIGRDGEILDVIRILSRMTKNNPILIGDPGVGKTAIVEGLAKRIAVNDVPDNLKNKTLFELDMSSLIAGAKYRGQFEERLKAVLKEVKKSDGQIIMFIDEIHNIVGAGKSEGSMDAGNILKPMLARGELHLIGATTLDEYRQYMEKDKALERRFQRVLVKQPSVDDTITILRGIKERLEIHHGVRIHDNALVAAAKLSDRYITDRYLPDKAIDLVDEASSTIEVEMNSSPTELDQSNRQLMREEVELAALKNETDDASKKRLAELKPQVENTREKVNSLNARWQREKDSINKLGDKKRQLDQAKNELKQAESNYDYSKSAELKNGTIPKLEAELKRMESEDHSKDWLVEESVTSNEIADVVSRQTGIPVNKLVRGEREKLLHLADNLHQRVIGQDAAVNAVADAVIRSRAGLQDPSKPLGSFLFLGPTGVGKTELAKALAEDLFDSEDHMVRIDMSEYMEKESVSRLVGAAPGYVGYEEGGQLTEAVRRNPYTIVLFDEIEKAHPDVFNILLQVLDDGRLTDSQGRTVDFKNTILIMTSNLGSDILLNGTDQNGTISDDARKQVQQLLKSHFRPEFLNRIDAEIMFTPLTLRDVEQIVVKVINSLSKRLAEQEIKLTITEAAKQWIAKRGYEPQYGARPLQRFITNNVETPLAKQIIGNQIEPHSTVAIDLVDDQLSFKTTTNSK
- the dnaE gene encoding DNA polymerase III subunit alpha: MGFVPLQVISSYSLLQSTISINELVTKAQARGYQSLALTDQDVMYGAVEFYNACRNAGIKAIIGMTVSIAGILDPETEFPVILLAKDQIGYQNLMRIATIKQTGDSHQISFEQIKAWMNHLFVILPLNGELNSLVDQQSTSCDEYIQVLQTWVAPDDLHLGISSSLEPTMLARYQELSSRYHSALVAVDPVEYINAEDYFANQVLKSIENSDQMNVSVTNRNQVGRNWLRPVSTVEREYARNHLQMALERNVYIAEQCNVKIEKKPTQLPAFKTPDGQTSKQYLKLLCQQGLKSRLIRNHIAANQAHQYQARLDHELDVIARMGFADYFLIVWDVINYAHSINITTGPGRGSAAGSLVAYVLSITDVDPIEYDLLFERFLNEERAQMPDIDLDIPDDRRDEVLRYVHDKYGHDRVAQIITFDTLGAKQALRDINRSFGVSNERADQWSKAIPAGIHVSLRDAYERSLALQRLVNTDSLTQLVYQTALKLEGLPRHFSTHAAGIILSNQPLVNMTPLQNGKDELLMTQYSKNYAEEVGLLKIDFLGLRNLSLLAAIIELVHHSGNPDFDIHQININDQATLQLFQRGDTNGIFQFESSGIKNVLRQVFPDNFSEVAVVDALYRPGPMQNIGVFIKRKHGQSPVDFPDQALAPILAPTYGIIVYQEQVMQVASVMGGFTLGQSDVLRRAMSKKKQSVMDSMRIKFIAGAEQRGFSKAVANTTFDYIDRFASYGFNKSHAVAYSKMAFQLAYLKTHYPLQFFTAVFNSELGNKPKVRTFLLEAKRRQLQITPPSVNVSFRYFTLQNNGIVFGLAAIRGVRSDLITELLTTRKSVGVFKGFEDLIQRMDAKFRKPEIIEPLIYSGALDCFGFHRSELIASLPEFLESINLSGGSIELLRSLQPKLKFQDEFPTSVILENEQKYLGVYLSSYPTEQFSDVINAFHAKSVSELPQLVNQQVNMVVYTNRVKSIRTKKGDQMAFVDGSDSIGDVDIVVFPRVYQQCQALLKPQRVLMITGKVENRDGDKFQLIANQVQAAANVQNKLKARGKAAGICFIQITAENNQPDRLKRLNQIIMANPGPYRVLLYWAQRKQKQLLNQQSSISQSTEVQTELFKLLGRKNVVYQKR